The DNA region TCATTCGGACGACAGATGAGATTCATGAAAAGGCGCTGACAAAGATTTTTAATCAGCTATTAGCACAGGGTGATATTTACAAGGGCGAATATGAAGGTTGGTATTCGGTTGATGATGAAGAATACTTTACTGAATCGCAATTAGCTGAAGTCTATCGTGATGGTGAAGGGAAAGTCATTGGGGGTAAGGCACCTTCAGGGCATGAAGTTGAACTGGTGAAAGAAGAATCATACTTTTTTGCCATGTCAAAATATGCTGATTGGTTGTTAGACTATTATCAAACACATCCAAAGTTCATTCAACCAGAAACACGAATGAACGAAATGATTAACAATTTTATTAAACCTGGTTTGGAAGATCTTGCAGTCACACGTACATCATTTAAATGGGGTGTACCGGTTGAATCTGATCCAAAACACGTCATTTACGTGTGGATTGATGCATTATCAAACTACATTACTGCTTTGGGCTATGGTTCTGACGATACAACCCTCTATGACAAGTTCTGGCCAGCCAATGTCCAATTAGTTGGAAAAGAAATTGTTCGATTCCATACTATTTATTGGCCAATTATGTTGCATGCCTTAGGGCTACCATTGCCTGAAACGGTTGTTGGACACGGTTGGTTGACGATGCGTGATGGTAAGATGTCTAAGTCAAAGGGAAACGTCGTTTATCCAGATGTTTTGGCTGAGCGATATGGTGTTGACGCTGTACGTTATTACTTATTGCGTGCCATGCCATTTGGTAATGATGGTATTTTTACACCGGAAGACTTTGTCGCTAAAGTCAATTATGACTTAGCAAATGACCTTGGAAATCTATTAAACCGAACAGTTGCAATGATCAATAAATATGAGGCAGGGGTTATCCCAGAGTTACAGACTGGTGCCACACAATTTGATGCAGAGTTGATCGAACTGACAAATACGGTGATCGAGAACTATAATCTCAATATGCATGAATTACGTGTTTCTGACGCACTTGCAGAAGTTTGGAAGTTAATTGCGCGTGCCAATAAGTACATTGATGAAACAGAACCATGGGTATTGGCTAAAGACACTGAAAAGCAAAATGTCTTAGCATCTGTTATGGCACATTTAGCTGGTGCATTACGTGTCATTGCGATTTTATTGCAGCCAGCACTATCGCGAACGCCACAAGCCATCTTCAATCAGTTAGGGTTGGCCGAGACTAATCTGTCAATTGAGAATCTCAAGTTCCAAGACTTACCAACTGGTGGACATGTCGTTGCAAAGGGTACACCAATTTTCCCTCGAATTGATGTCGAAGCGGAAGTTACCTATATTCGTGAGTCAATGATTGGTGGCGGTAAAGAGACAGCATCAGTGAAGAAAGAAAAAGCAAAAGCTGTACACGATGAACAAA from Weissella diestrammenae includes:
- the metG gene encoding methionine--tRNA ligase, producing MTDKKTFYITTPIYYPSGKLHIGNTYTTVLADSAARYHRLLNEDVYYLTGTDEHGLKIEQKADKMGISPKEYVDGMAADIQKLWQSLDITNDGFIRTTDEIHEKALTKIFNQLLAQGDIYKGEYEGWYSVDDEEYFTESQLAEVYRDGEGKVIGGKAPSGHEVELVKEESYFFAMSKYADWLLDYYQTHPKFIQPETRMNEMINNFIKPGLEDLAVTRTSFKWGVPVESDPKHVIYVWIDALSNYITALGYGSDDTTLYDKFWPANVQLVGKEIVRFHTIYWPIMLHALGLPLPETVVGHGWLTMRDGKMSKSKGNVVYPDVLAERYGVDAVRYYLLRAMPFGNDGIFTPEDFVAKVNYDLANDLGNLLNRTVAMINKYEAGVIPELQTGATQFDAELIELTNTVIENYNLNMHELRVSDALAEVWKLIARANKYIDETEPWVLAKDTEKQNVLASVMAHLAGALRVIAILLQPALSRTPQAIFNQLGLAETNLSIENLKFQDLPTGGHVVAKGTPIFPRIDVEAEVTYIRESMIGGGKETASVKKEKAKAVHDEQTKIDEYISFEDFEKVALRVAEIKSVSEIEGSNKLLKFELDDGTQSGRTILSGIKKWYPEYQYLVGKKVAFVANLKPRTMMKKYVSEGMLLSAEKDGKVTLTLLPDEIEAGSELG